A stretch of DNA from Acomys russatus chromosome 4, mAcoRus1.1, whole genome shotgun sequence:
CCCGGCATGCCCTTACCCTACCTGCTGCGGTGGAttgaatgagaatgccctcctccccccacccccaccccccagtaagCCCTTATGTTTGGATGCTTTGTCCCTGGTTAGtgaagtgtttgggaaggatttgggggtgtggccttgttggaggtggtatgtctctgggggtgggctttgaggtttcaaaaggccataccagggtctctctgtctctgtatctctctgtctctgtctctgtctctgtctctgtctctgtctctgtctctgtctctctctgtctctctctctctctctctctctctctctctctcactctctccttccctccctgctgcctgttgATCAAGATATAAAGCTCTTGGCTACTGCTCCATCACCATGACTAtttgcttcccaccatgatgacaatggactgaccctctaaaactgtaagcacgCCCCcggttaaatgttttcttttgtaagagttatCTTTatcactgtgtctcttcacagcacaagaacagtaactaagataccTAGGGACCACCAAACCTTGGTTTCCTCCGTTTTACCATGTAAGGATAACTCAGGAAACTCAGAAACAAAATGGCCCAGGAAACTGAGTCAGAGCCTGGCCTGATAACGCTGCTCTTTTCAATGTCAAAAGTCCTAGGGCTGAGTCCACAGTTGGGAAACCCTTCAGAAATACAAGCGCCAGATGTAGTCAAGACTCAGAATGAAAAGTGCATTTCCCAGTCTTCCCTGCAGCATGTTGTGTTTATGTGACCGATTTCTAGCTAATGGGAAGTGAGTAGAGTGGCAAGTGCATGTTCCAGTTCCGTGGACCACAGGACCGGGCATGCCTTCACTGCACTCCTTCTCACTACAGGGACAGTGGACACTGCAGTCACCTAAGCTTCATAATCAAAGGCAACATCtgagggaggggcgggggggatgGAGAAAAGCTAGTGAGGATTCTGATAGCACCACAGCATAACCTGAACAgtacaggagagaaaaaaagcctGCCACGCTGAGGTCACTATAGAGCAGCCTGACCTAGCCTGTCTAGCACAGAGTATCCTAGCTAAGTCCGCGAGGAACCGCATGCCGCTGTAACCTATCCAGAAAGTTCCAGGATGGGCTTTGAAGAGAAAGAGGCAAGGGACACAGAGGAAAGCCACACGGAGAGAAGTGGACACCGTGGCTGACTCAGTCTCAGAGCCCTGGCGGAAGCAGGCTGACCTCCATgccatctctctccatccatctcagGAGCGAGAGGCTTGGAacattacagttatttttataaaattgtgtttgtttctctgtttctctcttgccTCAGCTATCACCCAAACAACTGAGACTCCATTGTATTATTTTGACGAACTTCACAACACAACaattgagcagttattactctattcttaacccacTAAGATAATCTGCCTTCCTCCCAGCATATACCCCAGAAATATTTGTACTTTGTGGCTTTCCCTAAGGTTTCCTAGACCTATGCCCGTGGCTGAAACACCTTCATCATCTTCTCTCTCCTTggcccctggctggcaggaagtccagccctattctctcccctgctcagcaattggctgcaaactgttttattggcatatcaggggacaattggggagcagtgtttacacaacattgagacaacagattctcagaacaaggattgcaaccagagattggggggagggggagcggtttacagaaatcagcatttgaattacacagtaaccttctGCCTTCACTGGAAGGCAGGTAAGGAAAGTCAGATGCCTCCGTGCTGTTGTGCTGTTCCTACAGAGATGCTTAGGACCTTGCTCACAACACCTGAGTTGTCAGACAGCGATAACAACCTCCTCTTGAGGGCAGGTAAATCATCCATCAGCTCAAGGATGTGACAGGAGATGAGGTTCCATGTATGGCTGCATCAAGAGCTAGGAGCTTCCCATAAAGAAAACCTAGATCACAGAAGGTCCCACCCTGACTTGTGGACCTAGGAAGGGGTCATCTGGAGAACAGAAACACATtaggggagaggggaaatggcCTTTCACTCCTGCCTAGGTGACAGGCAAGCTCAGACTTGATGAAGAAAGACTTCAAAGTGGAAGGAGCGACATCAGAAAGTATGTCTTGATAAAGCCGCCCAATGCCACCGAGGCATGCACCCAGCAAACACATAACATCTCTGAGTCCTTAGTCAGAATTGCTCTCCTCATTCCCCAAGGAGATCTGGGCTTCTGGGCTCCTTTCCCAACCACCCCTGGTCCTGGCATTGTCCTATATATAAATGGGGACACTGTCACACCTACATGCGCTCACACGGGTTGAATGGATACCTGGACGGTATCTTTCTGCGTGGCCATCTCTGCTGACTCTTCCACATTCAGCTTCTGAGAATGCTTCGCTCTGCATGGGCAGGAGCAGACTCAGTGAGAGACGCCTccctactgccccccccccccacattcccTCACCCCCGCTGTGCAGAGCTGGAGAACCCTGCACAGTGCGGGGTACCTTCTTTGttccacacccccagccctcGCTAAAGCACAGGGTAAGAAACGTGAGGCCTGTGAACTCCGCAGGGGAGATTTTTACTCAAAGGATTTGGGGGGacaaaagaggaaatggaatgGGCAGAATGAAGTACCCCAGTACCCCACACTGCTCCGAACCCACCTCCAGGTGCGCCAGGCCCCCAGGcccagcagcaggcacaggcagcCCGCCAGAATTCCCAAGACCCAGAGAAGTTGCTGGAACATTTGAAGCCGGTGCAGGGCTGCAACGTGAAGGAGAAGCTGGGCTTCAGGGCCCCCCAACACTTCCTTCCAAGGTAACCCAACCAAGACAGAACTGGTTTTAACTTTCACTTCATCTCCAAGGCCTTGTGCAAGGGAGCCCCAAGCGATCCGTTTGGACCAGACAGACAGTGGCAGAAGGGGTCTGGGAAGGCAGCCTGACAACAAAAGAATCTTTTTACAGAGCGGTTCCGCCCCGTAGAGCCACGCCCCTCACCTCTGGTCCCAAAGtaggcggaggcggaggcggagccCAGGGCATTGGAGGCGGTGCACACGTACTCCCCCTGGTTGCTGGGTCCGAGCTCCTGAAAGTCCAGTCTCAAGGCATTGGGGGGGGCGGAGATGCGGACGTGAGGCTCGGCGGCGGGAGCGCCCTGGGGTTGGTTGGAGGCTACTAGTTGACTGCCCAGGTGGAGGGTGAGGCTGGCCAGGGGCTCACTGTCCACTCGACAGTCGAGGATGCCCTGGAGGCCACCCTGAGGCTCCACGAACACTGTCAGAGTGGGCATCTTGGGAGGGTCTGTGGAGAGAAAGTGTGTAGAAACCTACTACAAACCCCTCCCTCCGCCGTGACTTCGATGTCCTTCCGTGAAGTAGTGGAGCCCGGTCTCCTCACTCCTGAGGCAAAAGCAACCTcgtggaggatgggggaggggtaaTGCCTTAGTCAGGACAGCGGTTGCCGCATAAACACTGgaatgatctgagtttgatccccaacattCATGTGAGAAGCTGTAATGCTAGCCCTGGGGAAGCAGGGCCAGGAGGGTGCCTGTGGACATCCAAttggtttagtgagagaccctggctgaaaAGGTAGGGTGGAGAGGTGGCCTTCGAATGCACAGACAGGTACaagcatatgcatacacacacacacacacacacacacacacacacacacacacacacagagcgtaTGCAAACACGTTTTTTAAGTGGCATTGTAGGACTTTGGAACTGGATCTCAAGATGTCATGCAGCTTACCTTCTGTTTCCTGGAACAAACGTGGAAAACCCGGGCCAGCCTGCCGGCCATATATGGCCCATCTGCAGCCACCAGGTGAGGCCATGTTAGACTGTCCCGTCTCGGCAGAGCCACTAGACAACCGTAGCCAGGAGACCCGAAGAACTGCCCAGCTGAGCCCTGTCCAAATTTCTGACCCACAGAATTGTGAATCTGGGCTAACTTGTTACCAGGCGGTAACTGACTGATACAGCTTGGGCACAGAAGAAGAATGGAGTGGGGGAAACCAAGGCTAACGACGGCCTGCTGTGCACCAGATACTCAGTCTGCTTTACCTTCTGTGCTCATCCCAAGAGGACTGAGGAATGTATCCTTCATCTCAAAGACGGAGGATGAAAGCATAGCTACACAACCGTATACAACCAGCCAGTGGGAATGCTAGTGTTCTAAGACCCTTGCCTATGGAGCCCTTGCTATGTGCAGAGAGGAAAAGACTTGATGCACATCAGTGAGATGTGGAGAGATGGGGCAGAGCTGGGTTCATACTCACAGAGGACACGTAGCATGACTGGAGCAGAGGTGGTGACTCCAGTGGGGAGCTCAGCCCTGCAGTGGTACAACCCAGCCTGAGCCCGGGCCACGTGGGTGAAGGAGAGTGTGGGCACAGGAGCTGCGTGTAGTGGATGGCGGTTCCAGAACCATCTGAACGTGGAGTTGCCCGTGGGCTGGGAGCCACCAGGGAGGTGGCAGCTTAGGTTCAGGGCTGTGCCCTCTGGCACATCCAAGCCTGGCTCGGCTGCCACGTGTATATCTGTTAGTACAAGGATGAGCAGATGGTCAGGGATCTGAGCATGGTGGGGCGATCCCAACCCATCTTGTGCTGAGGGCCCTCCAAGCTGGGGCTTGTGGGTCTTCTTAGGCTGCATAAAAACAGCATGATTATATCTGCGTACTGGGGCTCCCATGACAGGGCTGTGCCCCCAGAATCAGAGAAGGTCATTTGAAGTATGAGGCTGCATCTTGCCCTCAGACTAGGCTTCCCAAGGGTAGGGGCGCTGTCTCGCTCCCACCCCAGGCTTTCCCAGTAAAGGTGTGTGAGGTCTGATgtctcctccctgtccttccCCACTTCTGTGGTAGGGCTGGCTCATCCTGAGGCTAGTCTACCCCTTCACTGAAAGCCATGCCTCCTCAAGCAGATTAGGGTCCTTAGGGAAGGAGTAGTTCATATTCCAAAGCTCAAGAACCCCAAACTCCagcccccctcctcacccctgtcCTACTCACCAATCTCCCTCAGGAGTCTCTGGGTGGTACTGATGGAACCCAGTGCATTCTGGGCGGTGCAAACATAGGCACTGCCATCATCTACATCTTGGACCTGTAGTCGAAGAGCATTCCGGGATACCTGGACATGGCCCACCCCTGATGCTGAGCTCTGAGGCTCATGGCTGGCAGCTAGCACCTTGCCACTGTGGGATAAGACCAACTTAGCGGGTGGTTCGCTGTCCACAGTGCACTGTATCACGACCGTGAGCCTGGTCCTCGAGTCTtgaaaggaagacaggacagcATCCCGAGGGGCATCTAGAGATAGGGCAGGACACAGATAGGGGCCCCTGCTGAGGCGTGTACGGCTCAATGCCCATCTGCCCAATGTTGATGAAGCTAACGTTTCCAGACAAACGTCCCCTCCTAAAAGTTATGCCTTATCAAGAGGCTGTGAGCAGGGTCTTGCAGGCTGGGTTCCTGGAGCCATAATGTCTCCATTCTTCATTGCTAAtgccctcttcccccctccccccaagtgctCATTTTTAGGCCCTTGGCAGCGCCATGCCCACCCTAACCAATTCCTGGCAGCACCCTCTGCCACCCTCATCCTGGAAAGCCACAGCTAAGGACCCCTGCTCACAGAGAAGTTGCAGGGTGGCCGGCCTGGAGCTGCGTGTGCCCTGGGTGTCATGCACCTGGCAAAAGTAAGCACCAGCATGACCCCGTGTAGTCACCAGGAACTGGAGTGAGGAAGCTGGCCCCTCCTGAAGCCAACGGCCATTGTGAAACCAGGAATAGAGAGTGGGTGAGAGAGCAGCAGGGTCCTTGCAGGTCACTGTGACAGGCTCCCCTTCGGGCACAGAAGCAGAGGGATTCATCGTCACTCGTACACCTGAACCAAGGAGACCAAGGTCAGCTGGGCCCAGCCTGGACATTACAGgcagtcacccccacccccatcccctgcaACCTTGGTCTGGTCCCCTTTCACCTTCCAGCCGAAGCTCCAGGGATGTGTTGGCCTTGCCCAATTGGCTATGGGCAGAGCAGCTATAGAGTCCCTCGTCACTAGGCCTTGGGTCCCAAAGCTCTAGGCGCAGAGTGTTGGGGACAGAGGTTTCAGTTGAGGAGGCTAGGAGGCGGCCACCGTGGCTGAGAGTTAGCTGGGCGGGTGGGCGACTATCCACAGTACACAGTACCAGGGCCAGCTGCCTGCCCTGGGTCTCTAGGAGGTAGGTCAGCCGCAGGCTTCGGGGAGCATCTGCAGAGGTCCAGGAGGCATACACAGAGAAGGCTGGTTTGCAAGTGGCAGGACAGTTCCCTACTGCCCAGTCTAGGGCTCTGCTCCTCTGCCTAGGAAGACCCCGCCCCCATCTCCACAGCTGGCTAGTTCTTATATCGTGTACTAGGGGGCTCTCCCATGCcctgatccctgtgagtttctGTCACTCTTTCTGCCACTGCCCACACCCAGCCAGACTCACAGAGAACATCCAGGgtaaagggtctggagagatagggTGCTTGGCCAGGGAGCCCCACACCACAGCGGTAGGACGTAGCATCCATAACTGTGACATTAGGCAGGAAGATGGAACTGGCACCGAGGAGTTGCTGCCCACCCTTGTACCACGTGTAGCTGAGTGGGACCTGGTGGGTAGTCCATACCAAGCAGGTCAGGTTCACCTGCTGCCCCTCGTACACAGTGGCATTGGGCCACGCTGTCACACGCACagctggggggaggaggaagtcaCAAGTGAGGTTCTTGGAGCTGTGTGGAGCAAGCCATTGTACATGAGCCAGTCAGCTCTGCTACTGAGACACACTCCAGGCTCCCCCCAGGAACGCTCTTGCTAAAGGAGTTCATGGGTTAAACCTGGGGGACAAGGGCCTTTCACACAACCCAGGTCCTGAACCCACATCCCTAATTAGCATGGGGTTGGggcttctagaaccttcttcatctcctcttctcttccacacTGACCCTGGGCATTGAAGTCAGCTGTAGCAGAGGCCTGGCCCAGTGTGTTGGTGGCCTCGCAGGTATAGGTACCGCCATCCTCCAGCCTTGTAAAGTGGATCTCCAGGCGCAACTCGTTGGAGCTCACAGTTACACGCAGCCGGGGGTTGCTGCTTGCCAGTTCCTCTGGCCCTTGTAGGGTAGAGGCCACGAGGCGCTCCCAGTGCAACAGTCGCAGCTGAGCTGGAGGGTCACTGTGTACACTGCACACCAGGAGGCCGATTCGCTCAGGGCCTGCGCTCAGCAGGGCGCTCAGTGTGACGTGGGCGTGGGGTGTCTACATCAGGTGAGAAGTGGTCAGGGGGTAACTAAGATGTCCCTCATACAAGGACCTGCTGTGGaacacctcccttcccccacatgAGTGAGAAGCAGCCCTTACAGGCTACATGGAGGCTGACAGGGGCAGCCAGGCTGGCAGTAGCCGCATCCGGAGCCTGAGCTTGGCAATGGTAGGCACCAGCTTGCCTCAGACTTATGGCTGCAATGCGGAGTGTGGATGAAGTCGACTCCTGGAGGGGGCGGCCATCCTGATACCAGCGGTATGAGGTCCCCTCAGGGACCCCTGTGGGCACCTGGCAGCTCAGGACCACAGCCTGGCCCTCCTGGAGTTCAGGTGATGGTGAAACCTGCACCCAGGCCCCTGCAAGGAGACATAGGATAAGATGAGGGCTTGTCAAAATCTCTCCCATTGTCTGGTACTGTTTGTGTTTCCAGAAGAGTGAAGAGCCCCAATCCTATGCCTACAGCTGTCAAGGGCTCCCTCAgttccctgtctttgtctttcctgCTCCTTTCTCACCAAATCTGCTCTGTTCTGGCCCTGGCTTCTGACCACTTGAAGTATGGGTTTCCGGTTTGGGTTGGTTGgtctgttggtttggtttttgagatagagggTCTTTGTAATACCTggcaggcctagaactcactgtgtagcccaggctggccttgagtctaTGAGGGTCTCTTgcttcggcctcctgagtgctgggattaacattTGCAACACTCAAAGTTTGGGGGTTCCATTCTCTCCGTTGTTCTCGCTTGTGGCAGGTGAGTCTCAGCACAACGGAGCCTATATGCTCCACAGGCAGCACCTAGCTGCGTTAACCCTAAGACATGATGGTTTGGCCACAAAAGCACCCCACAGGAGGGCTAGCTCATGCTGAGGGCCACTGAGCTGACTGTACACTGGGCTCAGTGGGAGTAGCCTAGGGTTGTGATTTTCCAGGCTTCTGTGGCCAAGCCCTTAGCCCAGGATGTAGACCATGACAAGACAGAGAGCGGGAAGTGGGCACagaggggtcaggggtcagggatcaggcagtgaggaggagggacagctagagcaggggcaggagccaGGACCAGAACTAAGCCAGCTCACAGTCAACGGGACCGCAGCCCATGGTCCTTCACGATGTCCCCACAACTCTGACCCAATCTCTGTGCCTAAGCAATGGgtgtaataaatttaaaaagacagacagaaccaAAGTGAAGGTCCCCAGATTATTACTGCTTGACACCATGAGGGAAGGATGTGTGCCTCTTTGGCCCTTGCCTTGTGGATAttacctttactttttttttttctggtgtattTGTCTAgatagacttttgttttgttttgttttgacaaatgtaccacagactgactttgaacttgctctctccctgtctctgcctcttgaaatGCTTGgcttacaagtgtgtgctaccatggaTGCTTGTTCTAGGAGACTTtctatagatatacatatatagatatatatacatgtatatatgtgcatatacataaagAAGATGAATATACATGTTATTGCATAACATGCATCACTGGATTTTATGAGAATGTTTGAGTTAAACAAAATTATACTACAAAATAGGTTGTGTTAGAAAATTCTccagccagctgggcatggtagttcacatctgtaatcttagccctaggatggctgaggcaggagtctGAGGCTGGCATGGGTACATAGTAAGTTTGgggaatccctgtctcagaagaacaagaaggaagggaggaaggcaagcTCCAGCTGAAACAGGCCACCTGCTCGGTGACCTCTTCTTCCTATGGCCACTGCAGTTAGCGCAGGTGggggtagcagaagccagagaaggctgCAGACCACACCCTCACCAAAACGTCTGCGTGGAATTCACAGAACACAGTGTCTGATGGGGGCAGATCTAGATCTCAGGGTCCACCTTCGTGTGAGGGGACTGACACTTACCTCTGACCTGGAAGAAGAGTGAACTGTTGACTGAACCAAGAACATTGGTAGCTTCGCAGTGGTAGTTTCCAGAGTCCTCAAGACCTAGTTCTCGGACCTCTAGCTGGAGGGAGTTGGCTGTCGCCTTGGCCTGGAACCTGCCATGAGATGGATGCCGGGGTTCCAAGTTGGTGGCCAGGAGACGCTCCCCATGGAATAGAGACAGACGAGCCAGGGGATAGCTGTCCACAGTGCAGATGAAGACAACCATGTGGCCCTGACCCACATCCAGGAGGGCTGACAGTTTTGGCGGATCTGGGGCATCTGCATGAACCAGAGTAGGGGTAGCTAGTCAGGGCACTCTAGCCAGTGTCACTGCATTCTAGCTATCACACTGTGCCCCCTCCTCTTGTACATGCTCCATATGCCCTGCTGGCCATGCCTGGGTGCCCACGGCACCCAGGTCCCTCCATCCTGTAGGCCCCTCCACTCCCCCCGACCCCCGCACCACCACTgagccctctgtcctccaagtTGTGATGCCCTTAACCATCACCCACACAGCACACTCAGGACCATGGGAGCCGAGAGCTGAGCCTCATCCTCAGTAAGGAGTTGGCAGGCATAGATGGCAGCATCAGTCCTGACCACAGGATGCAGCCTCACAGTCTCCAGTGGCCCCTGGGTCCACAGCGCTCCATTCCGGAACCAGGAGAAGTTGGCGTGGCTGACAGCAACTTCCTGGCTCACGTTGCAAGTTAAGTTGGCCTCTGTGCCCTCACGCAGTGTGTCCGACGGTGTGATGACCAGGACAGTGGCTGGAGGATATGCAGCAGGGACTCACTCTGGTTAGCCTCCCTCCACACCTACCCTAGCTCAGGCTCCAGTTTCCAACTTTGAGCATGAAAGGATATAGAGGTAAATCCACTAAGACATGGGGGCATGGAAAAGGGATGGGAGGCAAGGTAGCCCCGTTACTTCATCAGAGGTGAGCCTTGGAAGTCCCAGGATGCCCCCCTACTCTTGATGTGGAGAGAGGGGCATTGAGGCTCCCTcagctccgccccccccccatgatggACAGAGGTCAATTGGCTCAAAGCAGCATAGTCTGGGCTGAGGTTCCAgccccctcagcccctcctgtACTCCTTACCCTTAGCGTtgaaggtggcagaggcagaggagttgCCCAGGGTGTTGCTGGCCTCACACAGGTACACGCCCTCATCCTCTAACACCGGCTTCTGGATCTCCACACGCAGTGCGTTGGAGGTTCTGATGACTCTTGTGCGCTGGGAGTCCCTCCCACACCCTGATGGCAGAGAGGTGGCCACAACACGGCCTTTGTGGAGAAGCCGTAGCTGGGCCGGGGGGTCGCTGTCTACGTGGCACAAGAGGAGGCCACGATGTCCAGCCTCCACTCCAGAGGCATCCAAATCCAGCCTGGCGGTGAATATGGGCTTTCTCGGGGGGTCTGTGGGGAGCAAGAACATTAGGCACTCATCTCATGCCTACTGCTAGAGCTTCAAGTTCACACAGGTTTGTCTAGGCTCCAAGAAGCACGCTGAGCAGACACAAACAGCTGTGTAGGATGGGCACAGCACCAGGGCACCCAGACGACATTGGCATTCGTCTAGGCTCCTCATCCTAAACTGTGCCATTTTCAAGCTGGGATCAAGGTATCGTACAGGCTATCAGTCACCTT
This window harbors:
- the Siglec1 gene encoding LOW QUALITY PROTEIN: sialoadhesin (The sequence of the model RefSeq protein was modified relative to this genomic sequence to represent the inferred CDS: deleted 1 base in 1 codon), translated to MCVLLSLLLLASVFSLGQTTWGVSSPQDVQGVTGSCLLIPCIFSFPTNVKVPNGITAIWYYDFSGKRQVVSHSRDPTQVEKRFKGRAELLGNMDHKECNLLLKDLQLEDSGTYNFRFEISEGNRWSDAKGTTVTVTKEPRAPTVAHIEELREGVEVNFNCSTPYVCVQEEIRLQWQGQDPTHSYTSRFRSLEPTGVYSQEILHMALSWQDHGRTLRCQLSMATHSSQKELYLQVQHAPKGVEIFLSSSGRNILPGDLVTLTCRVNSSYPAITSVQWTKDGVSLQADGHVLQLSSATWNDSGVYTCQATNNVGSLVSPPLSLHVFMAEVKMSPAGPILENEMVTLLCSTPKEAPQELHYSWYKNNILLEDVHAPTLHLPAVTRADTGFYFCEVRNTQGSERSSPVSLVVRYPPLPPELTSFLETQAGLVGIFHCSVVSEPLATLVLSHRGRTLASSSGENDFNPRFSISSAPNSLRLEIRDLQAADSGEYTCSATNSLGNATSSLDFHANVARLLISPSAEVVEGQAVTLSCKSGLSPAPDTHFSWYLNGALLLEGPSGSLQLPAASSTDAGSYYCRAQAGPNTSGPSLSTVLSVLYPPRKPIFTARLDLDASGVEAGHRGLLLCHVDSDPPAQLRLLHKGRVVATSLPSGCGRDSQRTRVIRTSNALRVEIQKPVLEDEGVYLCEASNTLGNSSASATFNAKATVLVITPSDTLREGTEANLTCNVSQEVAVSHANFSWFRNGALWTQGPLETVRLHPVVRTDAAIYACQLLTEDEAQLSAPMVLSVLYAPDPPKLSALLDVGQGHMVVFICTVDSYPLARLSLFHGERLLATNLEPRHPSHGRFQAKATANSLQLEVRELGLEDSGNYHCEATNVLGSVNSSLFFQVRGAWVQVSPSPELQEGQAVVLSCQVPTGVPEGTSYRWYQDGRPLQESTSSTLRIAAISLRQAGAYHCQAQAPDAATASLAAPVSLHVAYTPRHVTLSALLSAGPERIGLLVCSVHSDPPAQLRLLHWERLVASTLQGPEELASSNPRLRVTVSSNELRLEIHFTRLEDGGTYTCEATNTLGQASATADFNAQAVRVTAWPNATVYEGQQVNLTCLVWTTHQVPLSYTWYKGGQQLLGASSIFLPNVTVMDATSYRCGVGLPGQAPYLSRPFTLDVLYAPRSLRLTYLLETQGRQLALVLCTVDSRPPAQLTLSHGGRLLASSTETSVPNTLRLELWDPRPSDEGLYSCSAHSQLGKANTSLELRLEGVRVTMNPSASVPEGEPVTVTCKDPAALSPTLYSWFHNGRWLQEGPASSLQFLVTTRGHAGAYFCQVHDTQGTRSSRPATLQLLYAPRDAVLSSFQDSRTRLTVVIQCTVDSEPPAKLVLSHSGKVLAASHEPQSSASGVGHVQVSRNALRLQVQDVDDGSAYVCTAQNALGSISTTQRLLREIDIHVAAEPGLDVPEGTALNLSCHLPGGSQPTGNSTFRWFWNRHPLHAAPVPTLSFTHVARAQAGLYHCRAELPTGVTTSAPVMLRVLYPPKMPTLTVFVEPQGGLQGILDCRVDSEPLASLTLHLGSQLVASNQPQGAPAAEPHVRISAPPNALRLDFQELGPSNQGEYVCTASNALGSASASAYFGTRALHRLQMFQQLLWVLGILAGCLCLLLGLGAWRTWRAKHSQKLNVEESAEMATQKDTVQVSIQPV